A DNA window from Jaculus jaculus isolate mJacJac1 chromosome 1, mJacJac1.mat.Y.cur, whole genome shotgun sequence contains the following coding sequences:
- the LOC101608450 gene encoding olfactory receptor 5M11: MSITNSTLVTEFILLGLTDRPELQPLLFVLFLIVYTVTVSGNMGMIVLIRIDSRLHTPMYFFLTNLAFVDLCYTSTATPQMLTNFLSEKKTISFVGCFIQCYLFIALLLTEFYILAAMAYDRYVAICNPLHYSVKMSRRVCIFLALFPYVYGFSDGLFQAILTFRMTFCRSNVINHFYCADPPLIKLSCSDTYVKEHAMLISASFNLSSSLTIILVSYAFIIVAILRIKSAEGRHKAFSTCGSHMMAVTLFYGTLFCMYVRPPTDKTVEESKVIAVFYTFVSPVLNPLIYSLRNKDVKQAWKSVLRRNVRMG; encoded by the coding sequence ATGTCCATCACCAACAGCACCCTGGTAACAGAATTCATTTTACTCGGGCTCACTGATCGCCCAGAACTGCAGCCTCTCCTCTTTGTACTGTTTCTCATTGTTTACACCGTCACTGTCTCAGGCAACATGGGCATGATAGTGCTAATCAGAATAGACTCTCGTCTTCACactcccatgtacttcttcctcacTAACTTGGCATTTGTGGATTTGTGCTACACGTCCACTGCAACCCCTCAGATGTTGACTAATTTCTTATCAGAGAAGAAGACCATTTCCTTTGTTGGCTGCTTTATACagtgttaccttttcattgctcttCTCCTCACAGAGTTTTATATACTGGCAGCCATGGCCTATGACCGCTATGTGGCCATATGCAACCCTCTGCACTACAGTGTGAAAATGTCCAGGCGAGTCTGCATCTTTTTGGCCCTATTTCCTTATGTCTATGGATTCTCAGATGGGCtattccaggccattctgacTTTCAGAATGACCTTCTGCAGATCCAATGTCATCAACCACTTCTACTGTGCTGATCCCCCACTCATCAAGCTTTCTTGCTCTGACACTTATGTCAAAGAACATGCTATGCTAATATCAGCAAGCTTCAACCTCTCCAGTTCTCTCACCATAATCCTCGTGTCTTATGCCTTCATTATTGTTGCCATCCTCCGGATCAAGTCAGCAGAGGGAAGGCACAAGGCATTCTCCACCTGTGGCTCCCACATGATGGCTGTCACCTTATTTTATGGCACTCTGTTCTGTATGTATGTAAGACCTCCAACTGATAAGACTGTGGAGGAATCGAAAGTGATTGCTGTCTTCTACACCTTTGTAAGTCCAGTGCTGAATCCATTGATCTACAGCCTGAGGAACAAAGATGTAAAGCAGGCCTGGAAATCTGTCCTCAGAAGAAATGTAAGGATGGGCTAA